Genomic window (Saccharomyces cerevisiae S288C chromosome X, complete sequence):
GGAACAGCAGCAGTATTCGTGATATTTTCAGTGTGCACATTGACAATTGAAGCATCTGAGGTTTCAAATACTGCTGATGAAGAGATTATTGGTGTGCTGTTGATTGTTGCGAAAGAAGAGGATGTAAATTGCGAGATGTAAGTATTCATAGCGCCTGTCCATCCAGTTGTTGAGGTTGGAGCGGCTACAACGGTCGAAGCTGTTTCTCTGCTAATGGTTTCCACATCACTAATCACTTCTGATGTGGTGTGAATATCTGTTCCTACTGTGATATTTGAGTCAGTAGAATAGATACTGGTTTGTGCAATTGTCAGGCTGGTAGTAGCAGTTGGAGACAGTTTTGTGCTGGTAGTCACCACATGGCTGATCACTTCTGATGTAGTTCGATTGCCTGTTTCTACTGTGGAAATGGATCCAGTGGAATACGCACTAGTGTTTATACTTGTTAAATCAGTAGTAGTGGTTGAGATAAAAGAGCTTTTGGCGCTAGCTGTACCGAGGTTCCGACCCTGATAAACAATAAATTCCCTAGTAGTCGAGAATTGCGTAGCGTACGTAGTATTTGCTATGGTATCAAGGCATGTGTATTGAAATTCTAACGCATGATCTATTGTGTTTACATTAGCGGGTAGAGATTGTAATGCATTAACCCATAACATTTCCCCATCATATAGTTTTTCGTCAAGTGTAATCCACAGATTACTACCAAAACAAGTGACGTCAGCATTGGTATCATTGTAACTTTGCGGGAACCACCAATCATTAAAATCATTGGATGAATAAACCTGAACTGAAGAACAATCCAAATCGACATTGTTATTGGAACTGTCGTAATCAATCTTCTCAGTACCACCCAGGAAATATCCGTTTGGACAATACATACCCAAATGataactttcaaaagaacCGTAACCAGTTGAACGCCCAGAGTGAAAAACATTCTCTGTAAAAGCAGCAGGATCGAAATTCACCACATCTGACATTTGATTACCAAGTTTAACAAGCATTGGCccagatttgaaaaacttaGCGTTTTCTAACTCATATTCATAGCTGGAACCACCATCACTAAAATTTAGCGAAAATGTTATGGATCCATCAATCGTATTATAGGAGGACAGGTCATTTTGAGCAGTACATGTGAAAGTAGTATTTTCATACAAGTATGCAGCCTGTTGCGAAACATAGCATTTGAAAGCCTCAGTACCATCCGCTAAGGAAATAGTAGCTGTTTGCGATGAGTTTAATAGCTTAATCCTATAAACATGTGGCATTGATAATGTGAATTCATCGCCCTCCCTAATGGAAGACGCATCTGCAATACTAAAATCAAAAGTGGCAGTCCAACCTTGATCAGGTTGTTTATTTGCAGTCAGTGGAGTAATTTCTAAATTGGAAAATGTGATATCGTTGATATTTATAGCAGAGGCCAATGCCAAGGAAAAAAGCCACAGAATAATTTTGAGAAAAGTgaacattttgaaaactgGCGAATTGTTGTTCCTTTTGTGCTGACTATATTAAGCGAGGCGACTGATATAAGGAAGATATGAGAATGGACGATTACTAGAATAAATAGAGGGCATTTCGCATATTTATAGTATGCTAAAAGgaatctttttttgattcacatggctttttttttagaagatTGCATTTCGTTACATGATCAAACAATTCCATTGTAACGTTTTTGGGAATATTTAAGCGCCGTTACTGAAGAATGAAGTGACATAAAGCTGCCATTGTATGGTAAAACACCAAAGGCGAGTACCCTTAGCATTTCCTTATCGAGCTGGAGCGGCTTCTACCTTCCTAATTAGGTCATCAATGACCTGCAAAACAAAGCGAAATGGACAAAGGACCTACACTTGCCTCGTGGCGGGAAACTGCATGTAGTTGTTCAATGTTTCACCACTCAGTGTTGAAACTGTTTACTCCATTGAATTGAGGTGACGATGGATAaactttctttattttttatatttttttataatttaATTAACCTAAATTGAGCCTAACAGAGGAATTTGAAACAACACAATAGAAAACATGAGTTTCAAAAGCTAAATATGGTATTACTATTCATAGTGGTCTTGGTAATGAATAATGCATATGTATACTCTTCTTAACGCCTTATCTTATGTAACCATACACTTTTTTAGTAAGGTTTCAATTAAGCTACTATTCTCAATTAAATACTGCTCTGAGCTAGATAAGGCCTATTGAAGTTGGAGGATTAGATGGATAGAAATAAGGAACTAAATCGTCAAGTTCGAAAGCCTATTCCCATTCATGCATATCACTTACCTTTCCTTAATCATGATCTCTTTAGTGCCATCAGAACTATTTTCTTAACATCGCGATTCTGTCTTCCGGGTATCGCTCCAAAAATGTGCGAGGAAATAGGAGATCGTTCAAATCATCAACTTTTAGTATTGGGTATCAAAGTATCGCAGCCTGGAAACAGAATTAATCTACTGCACAAGAAGGGAATACAGCAAGAACATTCACTTCATTAATAGGACGTATTTCGCTTATGTCCGATCAAAAAGTTTTTGCCAGATATAAAGCAAATGAAATCGTCACAGATCTGCAACATTTTGGAgtaaaaaagtttaaatCGAATATaacaagaaggaaaaatgCTCTGAGAAAAATTATCGCCAATTTGGTTCTAGGAAACTATGGCGAAATGTCCGTTCTGTTTTCTGAgctcttgaaattttggcAAATTGAAGATGATCTAGAagtgaaaagaatttgCCATGAGTATATTAGGGTGATCGGCGCATTAAAACCTCAGCAGGCCAGAGAGGCTTTGCCATTTATAATGGACGATTTCAAAAGCAGAGATGAAAAGTTACAAATAATGGCACTAAGAACTCTGGTATTAGTCCCGGTGAAAGAGCTATCTGATCAGGCCTTCGACTGTATCATTTCATTGGTAAATCACAAGTCTCCACCTGAACAAGTGACGAGGACAGCAATTTACGCACTGTTGGATTTAGATGAAATTGATCATGAAAGGGTATTGGGGTTATCAAGCATTCTACATGACATTGTAAAAGCACAGTCGAGCTCTCCAGAAGTCATTGTAGCTGCATTACATACTTTATATTCCATTCACGAAAAAAACGCTAACATGGAACCCTTCAGGATTCCCTTGGAACTCGCTTTTGACATGCTAGAGCTTTTACCCGAATTAAATGAGTGGAATAAGGCTACTGTTTTGGAAGTTTTGACGACTTCGGTTGTGCCGCAGCATTATTTGGATACCCATGAAATGATCGAACTAGCTTTACCGTACCTGCAACAAGTAAACACATACGTAGTGTTGAACTCTTTAAAATTCATCATGTACTTGTTGAATTATGTTGACGTCATCAAAGAAACTCTAGCCGAAAAGCTATCTAACTCTGTAATAGCTTTGTTAGATAAGCCGCCTGAATTACAATTTTTAGTATTAAGAAACgttattcttcttttattgaGTAGGGAGTCATCTCTACTCAGGCTAGACATTtcgtattttttcatcgaGTACAATGACCCCATATACATCAAAGACACGAAATTAGAGTGTTTATATCTTTTAGCTAACAAGGAAACATTACCAAGAATTCTAGAAGAGTTGGAACAATATGCTACAGATATTGATATTCAAATGTCAAGGAAATCAGTCAGAGCCATTGGTAATCTGGCTGTTAAGCTAGATGAAGACTCTGTACACGATTGTGTCGCTGTTCTACTAGATTTGTTAGAATTCGGTGTTGATTATGTCGTCCAGGAGATTATTTCGGTTTTCAGAAATATTTTGAGGAAATATCCCAATAATTTTAAAGCAAACGTAACAGAACTAGTCAAACACACTGAAGTTGTACAGGAACCTGAATCAAAAAACGCTATGATCTGGATAATAACGCAATATTCGGATGTAATTCCAAACTACCTGGAGTTATTTAGAGTTTTTTCCTCAAACATGTTTAGTGAGACGCTAGAAGTGCAATTTTCCATTCTGAACTCAGCaataaaattcttcatcagaAGTCCTACAAAGGAAACTGAAGAACTTTGTATGGATTTATTAAAAGGATGCATCGATCACGAAAATAATCCTGACTTAAGAGATAAAACACTGATGTATTGGAGATTGCTGTCATTAACGAAAACGTCTCGTATATCAAACGCGATAACTTTTGAATCTTTAAAATCAGTACTGGACGGAGAGTTGCCACTAATAGAAATGAACACGAAATTAGATCCCACCGTTTTGGAGGAATTGGAGCTAAACATTGGTACAATAGTATCGATTTACTTAAAACCTGTTTCTCATATCTTTAGATTGAATAAAACCAAACTGCTACCACAAAGTCCTATTTTGAATCCAAACAAAGACCTCTTGCCAGTTGTAGGTAACTCATTTCCTCCAACTGGAGCTAATAGGGACCGTCAAAATTCAGAAAGCCAGTCCTCGACGAAGTCCAGAAAGACTGCTATGATGGATGATTATGATAAGCCcgctgaaaaaattaatcaGTTGAAAGGTAAGCGTAAATCTAGTTCAAACAACCCCTCAAAACTATCACGGAAACCCTCAACTTTATTAAGAAAACTCTCTATGAAACGGCCCTTTTCGTGACTGCAAATGATACTAATTCCTGTATTTAAATATACTCATATTTAACGAACAATTATgatgaatgaaaaaacCTGATATAATAGACTTAACTAAGCGatcataaaaaaattcaaaaagttaTTTTATAAAACAATTCAGATGTTAAACTAAAGAGTTAatgtaatatatatacaatgaACTGCGTCATAAATTCCCATAGTTCAGCTCATGGGACATTATCTACTTATAAAGACGTGGCTTGGCAGCATTTCATATATAAGGCTACTGAatgtaaatttttcttccattgtCTTTCCCGTGTCCCGAGAACTCAATTCAAGCACTGTTCTTGGGCGTAATAAACCTTCCGGTACTACTAAAATCAGACAAAGGCAGGAAGCCTCGATTTGACCTTTTAACGGGTAAAGCTCTAAAAGTTGCTCTCTGCTCCATATTCTCGTTTTCCGTCATTTCAGTATCTTTTTCCCCTGCCTCCCTTACCTAAAGCTTCCTCTTCGGCGGCTAGTAATTGGtctctttcctttttggcTCTTAGCTTCtctgtctttttttgttccatAATCAGCTTCTTCTGGTTAGGGGTTCTCGCACCTTCTTCCCACCTCTGAGCTTCTTGAGCTTCTAGTTGTTGTTTCTCTAGTTGGTCCTTTTCGTAAGCTTGCCTACGTTTTCTTGCTCTTCCTGCTGCCACTTTTTTGGCAGTTTCTGAGTATCTCTTGCCAGTATT
Coding sequences:
- the APL1 gene encoding Apl1p (Beta-adaptin; large subunit of the clathrin associated protein complex (AP-2); involved in vesicle mediated transport; similar to mammalian beta-chain of the clathrin associated protein complex), producing MSDQKVFARYKANEIVTDLQHFGVKKFKSNITRRKNALRKIIANLVLGNYGEMSVLFSELLKFWQIEDDLEVKRICHEYIRVIGALKPQQAREALPFIMDDFKSRDEKLQIMALRTLVLVPVKELSDQAFDCIISLVNHKSPPEQVTRTAIYALLDLDEIDHERVLGLSSILHDIVKAQSSSPEVIVAALHTLYSIHEKNANMEPFRIPLELAFDMLELLPELNEWNKATVLEVLTTSVVPQHYLDTHEMIELALPYLQQVNTYVVLNSLKFIMYLLNYVDVIKETLAEKLSNSVIALLDKPPELQFLVLRNVILLLLSRESSLLRLDISYFFIEYNDPIYIKDTKLECLYLLANKETLPRILEELEQYATDIDIQMSRKSVRAIGNLAVKLDEDSVHDCVAVLLDLLEFGVDYVVQEIISVFRNILRKYPNNFKANVTELVKHTEVVQEPESKNAMIWIITQYSDVIPNYLELFRVFSSNMFSETLEVQFSILNSAIKFFIRSPTKETEELCMDLLKGCIDHENNPDLRDKTLMYWRLLSLTKTSRISNAITFESLKSVLDGELPLIEMNTKLDPTVLEELELNIGTIVSIYLKPVSHIFRLNKTKLLPQSPILNPNKDLLPVVGNSFPPTGANRDRQNSESQSSTKSRKTAMMDDYDKPAEKINQLKGKRKSSSNNPSKLSRKPSTLLRKLSMKRPFS
- the SAG1 gene encoding Sag1p (Alpha-agglutinin of alpha-cells; binds to Aga1p during agglutination, N-terminal half is homologous to the immunoglobulin superfamily and contains binding site for a-agglutinin, C-terminal half is highly glycosylated and contains GPI anchor) is translated as MFTFLKIILWLFSLALASAININDITFSNLEITPLTANKQPDQGWTATFDFSIADASSIREGDEFTLSMPHVYRIKLLNSSQTATISLADGTEAFKCYVSQQAAYLYENTTFTCTAQNDLSSYNTIDGSITFSLNFSDGGSSYEYELENAKFFKSGPMLVKLGNQMSDVVNFDPAAFTENVFHSGRSTGYGSFESYHLGMYCPNGYFLGGTEKIDYDSSNNNVDLDCSSVQVYSSNDFNDWWFPQSYNDTNADVTCFGSNLWITLDEKLYDGEMLWVNALQSLPANVNTIDHALEFQYTCLDTIANTTYATQFSTTREFIVYQGRNLGTASAKSSFISTTTTDLTSINTSAYSTGSISTVETGNRTTSEVISHVVTTSTKLSPTATTSLTIAQTSIYSTDSNITVGTDIHTTSEVISDVETISRETASTVVAAPTSTTGWTGAMNTYISQFTSSSFATINSTPIISSSAVFETSDASIVNVHTENITNTAAVPSEEPTFVNATRNSLNSFCSSKQPSSPSSYTSSPLVSSLSVSKTLLSTSFTPSVPTSNTYIKTKNTGYFEHTALTTSSVGLNSFSETAVSSQGTKIDTFLVSSLIAYPSSASGSQLSGIQQNFTSTSLMISTYEGKASIFFSAELGSIIFLLLSYLLF
- the LSO1 gene encoding Lso1p (Protein with a potential role in response to iron deprivation; transcription increases during iron deprivation and during treatment with 2-(6-benzyl-2-pyridyl)quinazoline (BPQ) and copper; regulated by Aft1p and, to a lesser extent, by Aft2p; originally identified as a syntenic homolog of an Ashbya gossypii gene; localizes to nucleus and cytoplasm, and nuclear localization is enhanced under iron-replete conditions); the encoded protein is MHNTGKRYSETAKKVAAGRARKRRQAYEKDQLEKQQLEAQEAQRWEEGARTPNQKKLIMEQKKTEKLRAKKERDQLLAAEEEALGKGGRGKRY